The Algoriphagus sanaruensis genome window below encodes:
- a CDS encoding sensor histidine kinase: MKSIDFQKIKSQFLTQLDFNSTRGRLLFLGFSLIVFCVTFLVIYRFMAVHPQEPSEEEIIELDSIAAKARDLTRVNPRESLTLTLELLSKSQKSNYQRGLGNSYRLLALASVQARNFVLTQEYIQKAKEIFIELNDYSGLGDLENTYGSLFIYMGDTVDAIGPFRRAYEIYSQLDRKDRMRVAAFNLAFSYSAIPNLDSSRYFLEISEKLKTRKEEVPGFGITQGLRGKIAYLEGDFPKAKQSFQDALAYYYDNKEQESFVAFFESILFLARMYEAEGDLDAAQEILIKGTTSESIYLSESLSRQIYIHLIKIYESKGDYLSAYEVFWEKERFEAELERRKVELSKNFSAELTLFQAFQIENDQLSGRLTLINRFILLGGLFTFFLILLFVRLLFLNAKNKELKLLVEKSHELADISTFHIKIDTNLDLDIFSTTPTALNVLKLSAVSKDITKIPLTRLLDESEIERVRQVGLEYGDTNRFFNEEFRITNLANEVKILRLIGKVYGEVDGYVIRGILLDKTLETQALETIQLNLEKEKALKELRGQMMHMTSHEFRTPLSIVSNAVELVGLQIPKVPNLELQEKLERTISSARSNISKLVSMLDELLLYERLQSDEFELNFESVELTSFLSVLVDEVIEGKNPQPKVEFHFPKMGLNLTSDRKLLYHITSNLLSNSIKYLDKDLPIEIYLEKDSTHIHLRIKDQGIGIPESDIERLFTPFKRASNVGDRQGTGLGLSIVKRMVDRLGGTLLVESKVGEYTQFTVSFPNA; encoded by the coding sequence ATGAAGTCAATTGATTTTCAAAAAATCAAATCCCAATTTTTGACCCAGTTGGATTTTAATTCCACTCGAGGAAGACTTCTATTTTTAGGATTTTCTTTAATCGTATTCTGTGTGACTTTTTTGGTGATTTATCGATTTATGGCTGTGCATCCTCAAGAGCCATCGGAAGAAGAAATAATTGAACTTGACTCGATTGCTGCAAAAGCCAGAGATTTGACCAGAGTAAATCCTCGAGAGTCCTTGACCTTGACCTTGGAATTATTGTCAAAATCTCAAAAGTCTAATTATCAAAGAGGATTAGGAAATAGCTATCGATTACTAGCACTTGCCTCTGTTCAGGCTCGGAATTTTGTGCTGACTCAAGAGTATATTCAAAAAGCCAAGGAAATATTTATCGAGCTTAATGATTACTCTGGACTAGGAGATTTGGAAAATACATACGGGAGTCTCTTCATTTATATGGGAGATACGGTCGATGCGATCGGACCGTTCAGAAGAGCTTATGAGATTTATTCTCAATTAGACAGGAAAGACCGAATGAGAGTTGCTGCTTTCAACTTAGCATTTTCGTATTCAGCCATTCCCAATCTAGATTCTTCAAGGTACTTTTTGGAAATTTCAGAAAAGCTCAAGACCAGAAAAGAGGAAGTGCCAGGATTCGGAATTACTCAAGGGCTAAGAGGGAAAATTGCCTATTTGGAAGGTGATTTTCCGAAAGCAAAACAGAGTTTTCAGGATGCCTTAGCCTATTACTATGACAATAAAGAACAAGAGAGCTTTGTAGCCTTTTTTGAATCCATTTTGTTTTTGGCAAGGATGTATGAAGCAGAAGGTGACTTGGATGCCGCACAAGAAATCTTAATTAAGGGTACTACCTCTGAATCCATTTATTTATCCGAATCTTTATCTCGCCAGATTTATATTCACTTGATTAAGATTTATGAAAGTAAAGGAGACTATTTAAGTGCTTATGAGGTTTTTTGGGAGAAAGAGCGGTTTGAGGCTGAATTGGAGCGAAGAAAAGTCGAATTGTCTAAAAATTTCTCTGCCGAGCTAACCTTATTCCAGGCCTTTCAAATTGAAAATGATCAATTGTCTGGTCGCTTAACGCTAATCAATAGGTTTATCCTTCTGGGGGGCTTATTTACCTTTTTCTTGATATTGTTATTTGTCCGCTTACTCTTCCTAAATGCTAAGAATAAGGAGTTGAAGCTTTTGGTGGAGAAGTCGCATGAATTGGCAGATATTTCTACGTTTCATATCAAAATCGATACAAATTTAGATCTTGATATTTTTAGCACGACTCCTACCGCATTAAATGTTTTGAAGCTAAGCGCAGTCTCGAAGGATATTACAAAAATACCTCTCACGAGGCTATTAGATGAATCTGAGATTGAACGAGTCAGACAGGTTGGTTTGGAATATGGGGATACCAATCGTTTTTTTAACGAGGAATTTAGAATCACAAACCTGGCGAATGAAGTAAAAATTCTTCGATTGATTGGAAAAGTGTATGGGGAAGTTGACGGTTACGTGATTCGAGGGATTCTATTAGATAAAACTTTGGAGACTCAGGCGCTGGAAACAATTCAGCTTAACCTCGAAAAGGAAAAGGCACTGAAGGAGTTGAGAGGCCAAATGATGCACATGACTTCCCATGAGTTTAGGACTCCACTTTCCATTGTTTCCAATGCAGTCGAGTTGGTGGGCTTACAAATCCCAAAAGTTCCTAACCTTGAGCTTCAAGAAAAACTCGAGCGTACCATTTCTTCTGCAAGATCCAATATCTCAAAGTTGGTTAGTATGCTAGACGAATTGCTCCTATATGAGCGTCTTCAAAGCGACGAATTTGAATTGAACTTTGAATCTGTAGAACTTACTTCTTTCTTGAGTGTCCTAGTGGATGAAGTGATTGAGGGTAAAAATCCTCAGCCTAAAGTAGAATTCCATTTTCCAAAAATGGGATTGAATCTTACTTCCGATCGGAAGCTGTTGTATCATATCACATCCAATCTCTTATCCAATTCAATCAAGTATTTGGACAAAGATCTGCCGATTGAAATTTATTTGGAGAAAGATAGCACCCATATTCATTTACGAATCAAGGATCAAGGTATTGGTATCCCTGAATCGGATATTGAGCGATTATTTACTCCTTTCAAAAGAGCTTCGAACGTTGGAGACAGGCAGGGAACAGGTTTAGGATTATCCATTGTGAAGCGAATGGTAGACCGTTTGGGAGGTACGCTTCTAGTGGAGTCCAAAGTGGGTGAATACACTCAGTTTACAGTCTCCTTTCCTAACGCTTGA
- the lon gene encoding endopeptidase La, producing MSQSEKTLFQNLFNGDYAGEGDLIQLITDEDEDQLGKEEFAEEIPILSVRNTVLFPGVVIPITVGRQRSIRLVKKAYKGNKLIGVCAQINPNNDDPSWEDIYHTGTLAKIIKMIVLPDGNTTIIIQGKKRFAIRETVTDDPYFIAKVDYLEENFPKNSKKIKALEESLKDAATKILHLNPEIPREAQVALDNIDNTPFLTHFLSSNINAPVESKQRLLEINDGVERATLLLEFMMKDIQMLELKSEIQKKVHTDIDQQQRDYFLRQQMKVLQTELGEEGPEKEVEDLRARGEKKNWPPEVKKHFEKELDKILRINPAAAEYPIALNYAETMVDLPWNEFTQDNFDLRHAREILDADHFGLEKVKDRIIEYLAVLKLKNDLKGPILCLYGPPGVGKTSLGKSIAAALGRKYIRMSLGGLHDEAEIRGHRKTYVGAMPGKVIQNMKKVKISNPVFVLDEIDKLSSDFRGDPSSAFLEVLDPEQNSTFMDNYLEVEYDLSKVLFIATANSLDTIQPALRDRMEIIEVTGYTQEEKLEIAKRHLVPKQRKEHGLKSKDVTFEKAALVKIIEDYTRESGVRSLERAIGKVIRNIAKSIAMEEEYNSKVTSEAVRKILGAEIFDKEIYQDNSTAGVVTGLAWTSVGGEILFIESSLSRGRGKLTLSGQLGEVMKESAMTALSYLKSKADQLGIDHRVFDQYDLHIHVPAGAVPKDGPSAGITMLTAMASVYTQRKVKAKVAMTGEISLIGKVLPVGGIKEKILAAKRAGIREIILCKKNLRDIEEIDAQYIKGIQFHFVDRVDEVLEIALTKTKVDQPLKFSFSSKTKSGN from the coding sequence ATGAGTCAATCTGAAAAAACACTATTTCAAAATCTTTTCAATGGAGATTACGCCGGAGAAGGAGATCTAATTCAACTGATCACGGATGAAGACGAGGATCAATTGGGAAAAGAAGAGTTTGCTGAAGAAATCCCAATTCTTTCCGTGCGAAATACCGTTTTGTTTCCTGGGGTAGTTATTCCAATAACGGTTGGTCGGCAGCGATCCATCCGTTTGGTGAAGAAGGCCTACAAGGGTAATAAATTGATCGGCGTGTGCGCGCAAATCAATCCCAATAATGATGATCCTTCTTGGGAGGATATTTACCATACCGGCACTTTGGCCAAAATCATCAAGATGATTGTTCTCCCTGATGGAAATACAACCATTATTATTCAGGGAAAAAAGCGTTTTGCAATCCGTGAAACGGTAACCGATGATCCATATTTTATTGCCAAGGTGGATTATTTGGAAGAGAATTTCCCGAAGAATTCCAAGAAGATCAAGGCCCTAGAGGAGTCTCTCAAAGATGCCGCAACCAAGATTCTTCACCTGAATCCGGAGATTCCAAGGGAGGCTCAGGTGGCATTGGATAATATTGACAACACTCCTTTCCTGACTCATTTTCTTTCTTCGAATATCAATGCTCCAGTTGAGTCAAAACAACGCTTGTTGGAAATCAATGATGGGGTGGAGAGGGCTACACTGCTTCTGGAATTTATGATGAAGGATATCCAAATGCTGGAGCTCAAATCAGAAATTCAAAAGAAAGTTCATACGGATATCGATCAGCAACAGCGAGATTATTTCCTTCGTCAGCAAATGAAAGTGCTCCAAACAGAACTTGGTGAAGAAGGTCCTGAGAAGGAAGTCGAAGATCTAAGAGCGAGAGGAGAGAAGAAAAATTGGCCACCGGAAGTCAAAAAGCACTTTGAAAAAGAGCTGGATAAGATACTTAGAATCAATCCAGCTGCAGCAGAATATCCCATCGCACTCAACTATGCGGAAACGATGGTGGATTTGCCTTGGAATGAGTTTACCCAAGACAATTTTGACTTAAGACATGCCCGTGAGATTTTGGATGCTGACCATTTCGGCTTAGAAAAAGTAAAAGATCGAATCATCGAATATTTGGCTGTACTCAAACTTAAAAATGATCTCAAAGGACCTATTCTGTGTTTGTATGGCCCTCCTGGAGTTGGTAAAACTTCCCTTGGAAAATCAATCGCAGCAGCCTTGGGTCGGAAGTACATCCGTATGTCCTTGGGGGGGCTTCATGATGAAGCAGAAATCCGAGGGCACCGAAAAACCTATGTGGGTGCCATGCCTGGTAAGGTGATTCAAAACATGAAAAAGGTGAAAATCTCAAATCCGGTTTTTGTACTGGATGAGATAGATAAGCTTTCCTCTGACTTTAGAGGAGATCCTTCTTCCGCTTTTTTGGAAGTACTTGATCCTGAGCAAAACAGCACCTTCATGGATAACTACCTGGAGGTGGAATATGATTTGAGCAAGGTATTATTCATTGCCACGGCAAATTCATTGGATACAATTCAGCCGGCATTAAGAGATCGGATGGAGATCATCGAGGTCACTGGATATACGCAGGAAGAAAAGTTAGAGATAGCTAAACGGCACCTAGTTCCCAAACAACGAAAGGAGCATGGGCTCAAATCGAAAGATGTGACTTTTGAAAAAGCAGCTTTGGTAAAGATTATTGAGGATTATACCCGAGAATCTGGAGTCAGAAGCTTGGAGCGTGCAATTGGGAAGGTCATTCGAAATATCGCCAAATCTATTGCGATGGAGGAGGAATATAACTCCAAGGTGACTTCTGAGGCCGTTAGAAAGATTTTAGGAGCTGAAATTTTTGATAAAGAAATTTATCAGGACAATAGCACCGCCGGAGTGGTAACAGGCCTAGCTTGGACGTCAGTGGGAGGTGAAATTCTATTTATTGAATCTAGTCTGAGTAGGGGTAGAGGTAAATTGACTTTATCTGGTCAATTGGGTGAGGTCATGAAAGAGTCAGCGATGACTGCCTTGTCTTACCTCAAGTCCAAAGCAGATCAATTGGGGATTGACCATCGGGTATTTGATCAATATGATTTGCATATCCACGTGCCAGCAGGAGCAGTTCCGAAGGATGGCCCATCTGCCGGGATTACCATGCTCACAGCGATGGCTTCAGTTTATACGCAGCGAAAGGTAAAGGCTAAAGTAGCCATGACTGGTGAAATCAGCCTGATCGGAAAAGTGCTTCCAGTCGGCGGGATCAAGGAAAAAATCCTTGCTGCCAAGCGTGCAGGAATCCGGGAAATTATCCTTTGTAAGAAGAACCTTCGTGATATCGAAGAAATAGATGCACAATACATTAAAGGAATCCAATTCCATTTTGTCGATCGGGTGGATGAGGTGCTTGAAATCGCTCTGACCAAAACAAAGGTGGATCAACCATTAAAATTTAGCTTCTCATCCAAGACCAAATCTGGCAACTGA
- the hslU gene encoding ATP-dependent protease ATPase subunit HslU yields MDKFESLTPRQIVQELDKYIIGQQDAKRNVAIALRNRIRRMQVKSDIQKDIVPNNILMIGSTGVGKTEIARRLAKIAQAPFTKVEASKFTEVGYVGRDVESMVRDLVEQSVHLVREVKKEQVKVKAADSVEEVILDILIPPVKSPGFGRAVVQLEGEQEPSSDDELNERTRDRFREKLRNGELDDRKIEINVKASSPVGIGMIGNGMIDDASMAGLQDMLSGMMPKKTKKRKLSISEARKVLLEEEMSKLIDFDEVKEEAIKLAENNGIIFIDEIDKIASKSGKNGGGPDVSREGVQRDLLPIVEGSSVNTKYGVINTDHILFIAAGAFHVSKPSDLIPELQGRFPIRVELQSLSQEDFSRILREPKNALTKQYQALFEAEDVSLDFTEDAVEEIARLAFLINQEVENIGARRLHTVMSHLLNDFLFEVPDMIEPNSKIMVTKEMVEQRLSGLVKNRDLSQYIL; encoded by the coding sequence ATGGACAAATTTGAATCACTTACTCCCAGACAGATCGTTCAGGAGTTGGATAAATACATCATCGGACAGCAGGATGCAAAGAGGAATGTTGCGATTGCACTTCGAAACCGAATTCGAAGAATGCAAGTCAAATCCGATATCCAAAAAGACATTGTTCCCAATAATATTTTAATGATTGGGAGCACTGGGGTCGGGAAAACGGAAATCGCTAGGCGTTTGGCTAAGATCGCCCAAGCCCCTTTTACTAAAGTAGAAGCCTCCAAGTTTACCGAAGTAGGCTATGTCGGTCGGGATGTAGAAAGTATGGTGAGGGACCTAGTGGAGCAAAGTGTCCATTTGGTTCGTGAGGTTAAAAAGGAGCAAGTCAAGGTCAAAGCTGCTGATTCAGTGGAGGAGGTAATTTTGGATATTTTGATTCCTCCTGTGAAAAGTCCGGGATTCGGGCGAGCGGTAGTTCAACTAGAGGGCGAACAAGAACCAAGCTCAGACGATGAATTGAATGAAAGGACTCGGGATAGATTTCGAGAAAAGCTAAGAAATGGGGAATTGGATGATCGAAAAATCGAAATCAACGTCAAAGCCTCGTCTCCTGTGGGGATAGGAATGATTGGGAATGGGATGATCGATGATGCAAGCATGGCTGGACTTCAGGATATGTTGTCTGGGATGATGCCTAAAAAGACCAAAAAAAGAAAACTCTCCATTTCTGAAGCAAGAAAAGTCCTCCTAGAAGAAGAAATGTCCAAATTGATTGATTTCGATGAAGTCAAAGAGGAAGCGATCAAGCTTGCTGAAAATAACGGAATCATATTTATCGACGAGATCGATAAAATAGCCTCTAAATCAGGAAAAAATGGAGGGGGGCCAGACGTTAGCCGAGAAGGTGTACAACGGGATTTACTTCCGATTGTAGAAGGATCCAGTGTCAATACTAAATACGGGGTGATCAACACGGATCATATTCTTTTTATTGCTGCAGGAGCATTTCATGTGAGTAAGCCTTCGGATTTAATTCCAGAGCTCCAAGGTCGTTTCCCAATTCGCGTAGAACTTCAAAGTTTGAGCCAAGAGGATTTTTCAAGAATTCTTCGCGAACCTAAAAATGCGTTAACCAAACAATATCAAGCCTTATTTGAAGCAGAAGACGTTTCATTGGATTTCACCGAAGATGCGGTGGAGGAAATTGCCCGTCTGGCGTTCCTGATCAATCAAGAAGTAGAAAATATCGGTGCAAGAAGACTTCATACGGTGATGAGTCATTTGCTAAACGATTTTCTTTTTGAAGTTCCTGATATGATTGAGCCAAATTCTAAAATCATGGTGACCAAGGAGATGGTCGAGCAGCGACTAAGTGGTCTTGTGAAAAATAGAGATCTTTCTCAATACATTTTGTAA